TTTATACAACATATTTAAAACTGCATGAGGAAAAGATTTTTATATTATTACAGCATATAAATGAAACCTCTGTAATATTTGTATGCCCAAAAACTACAATTACTAAAGATGTTAAATCAAAGATTACATTTAATTCTGTTTTTGGAAATATTGAACTCAACGTAAAAGTTGATTCAATATTTAATGGTCAATATATGTTCTCGATAGAAGGAACAATTACAGGCATAAATAAAGAAGATTTTTTAATTGCATTAAATAACTTCTTATTGGATGCAATAAAAAAACAAAAACGTAGAGAAGAACGTATTTTATGTACAAAAGAAAATCTCCGAAGACTCAGATTATTAAATACATTTACCCTGCCATTTAAGAAAAAATTCTATAATTGCATGATAAAGGATATTTCTTCATCAAACTTAAAATGTATTACCAGTATCGATTTACTACAGCATGTTAATGAACGTTTTAGTATTGTAATAAAATTTTATGAACCGGAAGAAGTCTTTGTTTTTAATAATTGTTTTATTGTTCGTAAAAACGAAATTGTAATAAATGATATTCCGTTTGCAGAGTTAGTAATATGTTTGAGACATTTCAATAATAATTTCAAGTATAGAATTGAATGTTTTTTTAATAGAAAAAGTGAAAATTTGCTAAGCAAAAGATAATAGAAAATTTAGCTTTATAGCTGTCTTAATTTCTCTTTTAATTCCTTACCAGGTTTGAAACTTACATTATAATGAGAATCATAAGAAAGCATTTCTCCATTTTTGGGATTCCGGACACTCTTTCCCTTTCTATACTTCAATTCAAAAAGGCCAAAGTCCATGACCATTACTGTATTGCCCTCACAAAGTTCTTCTTTTACCTTATTAAAAATTATAGAATATAATTCTGATACAGTATTTTTATCAAAGGAATAATCATTGCAGATAGATTCAACGATATCTTTTTTTGTTTTTCTTTCATTCATGTTAATCTAAAACCTTTTTTTTATATAAAAGATAGTCGTTAAACATATCACTCTTAAGGGTCTGATTCTTACGGTTTTTAAGCAATTCCAGCTGCTCTTCTGTTATCAGATATTTATTATCAACTTTAGGAATGTTGTATTGTTGAAGTAAATGGATAACAGAAGAGTATTTCATGTTGAGAATAGGACATATTTCAGATGCTGAATAATATGGCTTATCCAATAGTATAACCTTCTTCCAGATAAAAGTTTTCAATCTGATTAATAATGAACTTTTCAACTTTTGAATTAAATTCTTTTTTGTTGCTTGTCCATTTGAAAACTTTATCAGTTTCATTTATAGAATAGTTTAAATTAATTCCAAGAGAAACTTCTTTTGGATTTTCAGATTCTTCATCATCGTCAAATACAACATTATCAGAAATATCAGAATCATCTGAATCAATATCAAACATTTCATTAACTTCATCATTACTGATTTCAGGCTCTTTTTTCTCTTTATTCTTAATCCTTTCTTTTTCAGCTTTTACAGCCTTCTGGAATGCAGATGCTGTATTTCCCTTTTCTTTAGTTTCAGCTTTTACTTTCTCTTTTTGTTCTTCGCTGAGATTACCAAAATCATAAGCGGAACGGCTTGTAGCCTCACCTTCAAGATTTTCAAAAATATCTGCATTTTCTTCACGTGCCTCAAGAGCTTTAAGAGCTTCTGTAATCATGCTTTTTGGCTTATGTAAAGCTGCTGCAATTTCTACATTAGACATTCCCATATCCTGTAACTTTTTGATATAGGTTTCTCGTTCTTTTGTAGACATATTGATGCGGTGTTCATTTTCAATAGCCTGAAGAATAATTCTCTCTTTTTCATCTTTCCAGGCATGTTCTGCAATAATACAATCAACAGTTGGAATATCATAAACCATACAGGCTTTGGTTCTTCGTGAACCAACTTTTACGGTATAGCGTTCACCTTCTTTATATACAATTACCGGTTCAAGTTGACCATACTCTTTAATAGATTCTGCAAGTTCTTCAAGTTCTGCATCATTTTTTTCATTACGAATATTCTCTCCAATATCAATAAGATTAGTTGGAATCTTTACAACTCTATTGATATCTGCAGAATCAAATTTTACAGTTTCTTTCTTTTCAACCTTTACACCAATATTCTGAGGTTTCTTACTAAAATCAAGCTTTGCCATTTTCTCTATTCTCCTTTTATAACTTCATCAGCAAGTTCTTTGATTGTTGTACAAAGTTTACTTGATTTTTGCCATTCCTGAAGCACTAACTTTTGGCTAGCAGCACTTGTAATACTGTTAGAATCCGGGAATTCAAAGATTGTATAAGGTGAGTTTTTCAAGACTTCGATCCAATGCTGATGTACTTTATTGTCTTTCTTTTCTCGATTAATGATAAGTAAATTAGTTTCTGTAAACTTACCTTTATATTCTTTTTTAAGCTTATCCATATGTTCATTAAACTGCATAAGTCCATCAATAGACTTTTCATCAGGATTAATGATAGGAATAATAATATCACAGTAAGAAAGTAAGATTTTCTGGGCCCAACCGAAAGTTGGTGGTAAATCAAAGAAAACATATTCAAAACCAAGTTTCTCAGCTTCTTTAAGGATACGAGGAATAATTTCCGGTTCATCACGGAAATCACCGCTTTCATAGAAGTTCTGAAGTTTTGTATTTGTATTTCTTGATGGAAGGATATAAAGTCCTTTAAGACTTTCAGATTCTGAACGAACTTCAAGGATTGCGTCTTCAAGTTCGGCATCTTCTCTAAGAACTGAAACAAAATCTCTGCAATTCTTTGTGGCAAATTTTGAAATCATTTTATAAAGTTCTTTTAGAACTTCACTATCTCTTTCAAACTTTTCACAATATTCATTAAGAATATCTTCATTACTGAAGAAATCAGAAACCTTAATTCCCTGACTTCCTTCATAAATATATTCATTGCAAAAATCCGATATATTATTTAATTCTTCAATAATGTTTTCACTTTCAATATCATTAATCGTACAGCATTTTTTTATAAGCTCAGGATTATCTATTACGTACTGAACTGTACCAAAATCTTTTACAAACTGAAGAGTTGTATTACTCTGCTGGTCTGCATCAATAATCAATACTTTTCCATTTTTTGCTAATTCATAGGCAAGCATAACAGTGAAAGAGGTCTTACCTACTCCGCCAGCTTGCATGTAAATACTTATTGTTTTCATTAATTGGGACTCCTAGTTAAGAGTTTATTATAATGTTTGAAATAAGTCAATGACAAATATAAAAGCCGAATTAAAAAACTACTGTGCAGATGATTCTTCTTTTTTTAGATTCTCCCTAACCTGTTCTATGAATTCTCTATCGGCATCATCAGCCCAATAATCCATAGGAATTAAAAATCTTAATTTTTTCATTAGGTCAAGCGAAGGCTCTTTTTTTCCTTCAGAAACAGCGTGGCAATATTTATAACTTATATCAAATTCCATGCAGATGCTGCGTAATCTGCGTTTAGCTATTAAAGCTTTCAGAATGATAATACCTTTAGACATCATATAAACCTTCTCTTAACTACTCATCTTAGATTGATTTTAAGTATAACAGTAATAGTACAATAAAACAAGATTTTTCACTAAGTGAAAAATCTTGTTTTTACTAACTGAATTGTTTTGGAATATTTATTCGAGGTGGTCTGGTTCGAGTAATGAATTAAGAAATATTTCCAATAAGTATTCATCCTTTTTGGTTATTTCTTTCATTATGTAAATTAAGATTGCACTGAACGGAAGTATTATCCAAAGTTTGAAGTCTAAAACAATTATGATGGTTGCCAAGACAATTATTACGAGAGGTATTAAAGGCACTCCCATAATTAATTGTCTTTTCATAATACTTCTATGAACCGGATAACTGTAATCAGTAATTTTTTCAGTATCTGCCATTGTTACGGTCTTGAAGGGCTGGAACCTGAATCCCAAGAATCAAAGGTATACTCGCCAGAAGTCAATTTATCAACTGCAAACTTTCCAGAAGGTTTGAAGAAGAGGTTACAAATAAATGATGCACTTCCGATGATTAAAACTGCTGCTCCCCAAGGAACAAGTTTCTTCATAACAACAGGCTCACCTCTGTTTGTGATCATTTGAACAGCAATGATTACAAGACCAACAGTACAGATTACAACCATGTAGGTTGAGCTGAAAAACCAATAAAGTGTACCAAACACTTTCTCAATTGAACTCAAAGCTCCGTTACCTGCAGCAAAAATATTTGATGCACATACAAAAGCTAAGAACAAAACACTTAATAACTTTTTTTTAGCAGTCATTATTTTTTTATCTCCTTTTATTAGGTTGATTTTAATAATATATAATAATATTTATTATATCAAGTTAATATAGGTCATGATTATTTGTTTCAAGGATTTCATCAACAACAATACCTGTTTCTTCAGAACGGCTTAAATGAACTATTAAATCAATAAGTCCATCAACCGGAACATCTGGCTTATGAGCTTGTGTTAAAAGAGTTCTCATTCTCTTAAGTGTTCCCTGAGCACTGTTAGCATGAATTGTAGATATTCCGCCTGGGTGTCCGGTATTGAATCCATCGAGCAAACTCCAAAGAACATCTCCGTCACGAATCTCACCAAAGATAATACGGTCTGGACTACAGCGAAGAGAAAGCTTGATTGCACTCATAGCTTCCTCTGTTTTGATTGTAAGCTTTTGAGCATATTTTGCCGTAGTCTGTAATTCCGCATTATCCTCAACAATAAAGAATCTTGCGTTAGGAGTATATTCTTCCATCTGCTTGATACAAGCGTTTGTAAATGTAGTCTTACCAGAGCCAGTACCACCACTGATCAGGATATTCTTGCGGAACTTTATGAAGTGCTTAATTTTATCAATGTTTTCCTGAGAACACTGTTTATTTTTTACATAATCATCAAAGGTATAAATAACAGTTGGTCTCTTTCGGATTGTAATGAAAGGATTTTTTACCCAATTTAAAATACCAGTAATTCGGGCATCGTAATAAGGTACTGTTCCTTCAAGGACCGGATAATTTATATAATCAATTGTAATCCCCATGTGATTTGCAATCTGTACGATAATATTCTTACATTGCTGATTAGACAGAGTAATATTTACATCATGCAGCTCTTTTCCAAATTCTTTTACAGAGACATTTCCGTTATCCACGAAAATATCTGTAACATTCGGATCTTCAAAAAAAGGTTTCAAGGATGCAAGAGAATAAAGAATTGCCTCTTTTTCTCGTCTGACTAATTCTGATTCTGTATTCTGCATTAGTCTGTCTCCTCTTCTACTTTGTTTGCAAACAATAATTCATAAAGTTCTTCATTCTCGTTATAAACATTGGCTATAAATGAATTAATAAAATCATTACGTCTGTTTATAGAGTTCTTTATGATTATCTTTTCATCTTCTTCAACTTTCGGATGCGTCAAAAACCATTGAGCAAGCCAGCAGTAAAAGAGCTGTTCGAAAAACTCTTGTTTTGCCCCTAAAGCGTCAACTTTCTGCATAACCTTAAGAATTGAAGATTGAAGAATGTTTTCATGGCATACATCATTATCAAGATACTTTAAGATGATTTCCCTTAATAATTCAGAAGTTGAATAATTCATTTCTAAAGCTTTTGCTTTAAAAAGATTTAACTCAGAATTGCTAAGTTTTGTACATACTACAGTACTTTTATTAGATGTAGTCTTGTTTGTTTTTTTTTCAAATTCAATCTTTTTCATAATTAAATTAAAACTGTTGCAAGTTCTCCTTTTTTTGCTTCTTCTTCGCTATTATTACCATAAGCATTATTTGAATTGTTTTTTGTAATATCAGAAGAACTTTTTAATGTATGATTTACATCAACTTCTGAATAATATTCCAATTCTATTTCACAATCATTCCATCTGGAATCACCAGGTCGTTTCACTCTCGAAGTAAGACATTCTTGCAGCATTTCTTTTCTTGTTTCAGGCTTTGGAAGTCTTACTTTATCTTTGAAACGAGGGTCTGAATAATAAGCGATTTTTTTTGCAAGAACCACAGGAGCTCCTTGCGTATAAATTAATTCACAATCGCCAGGAAGATTTTCAATTTCATTGGCGGTTATAAGACGACGTTCAATAATGTCATTTGAAATAGACATATTATTCATGCCGTAGTCATAACGTGAACCGCTGTTAGAAATATTTTGTTTAATAATACCTTCTGTTCCGGCTCTCTTTGAAAAATATTCTGCCGTATTATCCTCATTAATTGAGTAAGTTACCAAGAACTTACAGTGGTCAATAATCGGAGCGTTTTGACCATAAATCTTATCTATCTGAGATTTACTCTGACAGATCCATAAAAAACTGATTCCGTATCCGTTTAAGATACCCGCAAATGTTTCAACGTGATTTTTATCACCTGGCCCCCCTCGCTTTTAAGCGGCTAAACTTAATTGCGAAGGGGACCAGGCGACAGTTTCCATTCTCCCAAGGGTTGGAAATTCATCTATTAGGAATAAGATATTATGTTTCAAATCTTTATTTCCGTAACTTGTCATATTCTGAGAGAACTTACGGCAGATAAACTCAATAAGAAGTTTCATCAGACTCTTCAAGCGGTCAAGGTCAGGGAAAGGCACTGTGAAGTATAGGGAAACTGGAGCCTCAGAATATCTGAAGTCATCAAGACAAAAGTCACTAGACTGACTTACACTTGCAATGTAAGGGTCGTTGAAAATTTCCAGAGCTTCAAGGGCTGCAGAATAAATACTTCCCAATTCTTCATCAGCAGCAGAAAGAATTTGAGCCGCACCACTTTTAATCGATTGATGAACATCTTCTCGACAATGCGGAGAATTAATCATGTTTTTCAAAAGAAGTCTTTTCATATCTTCTTTTGAATCTTTTGTCGATTGTGTCAGATACCTATATACACCTGGTAAGCTTTTATCTTCATAATTAGAACAAAGACAATGAAGAATTGTAGTTGTAATTAAAACTCTGGCGGTATTTTCCCAGTGTGGATCTGCATTACTAGCAGGGTTTGTAGGACTTGTCAAAATCTTTGCAATCGTATTTGCATCACGGAACGGATTTTCTTCTGAGATTTCATCCATGATGTTAAACTTCAAAGTTTCTTTTGAAGTTGGAGAATATTTATAAACATGAGAGAACAGGCATCTGTAACCAGCTGTATTTTCATAATTCTCTCCCTTCGGATCAATCGAAATTAAAGACTCAGGATAATTAATATGAGACGTTGTAACAGTTGTAATACCTTTACCGCTACGAGTCGGGCACATCAGCATTGCACATACATTCATGTGATACTGAATTAACTGTGCTATTCTTTTTACATCAAGTTTAAGACCACCGTCTTTTACACTTGGAATAATAACCGCATCAGAAAGCTGACCTAAGACAACTCCACAGGTATCCAATAATCCGTTTTCTTTAAGGGTATTCTTATCACCCCATCTTCCGGATGCAAGAAGCTGTTCATCTTCCTTGTTCATAACTGAACGGATATAGACTAAAACAAAATAAGAAATAACACCAATGAAAGTTCCGGCTACGATTATTTTCATGTCATTATAGACAATATCTCCAATGCCGAAACGATGTTTTGTTGCGGATGCAATATAAACAAAGATAATTGCATAAGGCGGATAGAAAGGCTCTCCATGGAATAAGAACCATGGTTTTCCAATTAATTCTTCATCATAGTTAATATCTTTGGCACAAGTCTGAGTTGCTATAATCATTGAAATTAAGATGATTAGAATAGGAACTAGTTTATGTGCAAGGGAAAAAGTAAGACCATTCTTCTTTTTTGGTCTCGTTCGAATAGGACTTGTTCTTTTCTTCATGAAAAGAATAATAATTATTAAATTTCTTTTTGTCTACTTTTTATAGGTTGATATTATTATTTATTCAGATTCTTTTACTAATCCGATTACATAACTTGCAATACTTTTATTATGCAGTTTTGCTTTTTCTTTTATCAGCTCGATATCTTCTGGAACACCTGAGATTGTAAGGTTCTGATATATCTTAAGTCTTCCCGTCTTTTTACGGCCACAGCCGTCACGAGCTCCACCACGCTTTGATTTTACAATTTCTGGAATTTCTACAGTATCTTTCTCCATAAGCGTTAATTATACATTGTTATTAAAAAAAATCAATTACATTTTTCAAACGAGAAAGTTCGTTCAAACGAACTTTTATTTTTTATGATGTAATTTATTGATGTAGGTTTTCTGGTTTTTCAATACAATTTTTACTTCATCCCCTACCCTACAGTCCGTCGGATAAAAAGAAAGAGGCACAAAGCCTACACTACCATCATTCTTTTTAATAATAAGAGCGAAGTTATTTGAGTCTTTCTGTCTGATATATTTGTGAAGAATCTTTCCTTCAATCTCTCCATTTTCAGAGACCTTATGCAAAGTATATTTATCACGTGGACAATCTGCATATTTAAATCCATCATAGTACATATTATATTTTGCAAGCTTTTTTAGTTCTTCGATCCAATCATTCTTAAAAGTAAAAGTTCTTGTATTTTTATCAAAGCTGCATAAATCAAGAGTTTTCAGATATTCAAGCCTTGTATTTAAAAGAATTGCATCACGGTCATTCATATAACTCTTATCCATCTTGTTATCGCTGATGTATCTTTCAAGTTTATGGTCCAGAGCTGTTACTCTGGATGCAACTGCTGATTTTTCTTTTTCTTTTTTTATCTGTTCATTGGTTTTATAACCTATCATTTGGGTACATAATTCTTTGGCAATATTCGAACAGATTTTCGGATAACTACCTTTAGGAAGAAAATTTACATCCCTTCCGTTTTTATCGATTCCATTAATGAGTAAATGAGTATGATGATTATTAGTATCATAATGATTGGCGGCTACCCAGGTGAATTTATATCCGCTGTATTTTTCAAGTCGATTTACAAATTCTCTTGTAAGGAGAGTAAGATCAACATCATTGCTTTCAGGACTAATTATAATTCGCCAATTTTTTTCATCCATGTTTTCTCTGTAATAATCTTCAGAATCACTTCCGTAAAGAACAGGCTTTGTACCATCCATGCTCTTTCCTTCCTTCTGAATATATTCAAGATTTTTCAGATGCAATTTTGCACTTGTTCTAAAAGACATTCTTGTAATACATTTTTGAGCTTTACCAGCAGTGAAATTAGCAGCAACTGAAAATCCGGATTTTGAAAAACTTTTATGAGCATGACTTCCCCTACCCTGCCCTACTCCCTCTTTTTTAGCTTTTCGGTGAGAATTCTTTGGCTTAAATCCAATGTCTATTTCATGAGTATTAATATATACAAGGTTTGGTAATGGTCTCATTCATATCCTCTAAAATTGTTACAATTTCTATTTTCTACCGTGTTTTATTATGTTGTAGATATTAATTTATTACAAGATAAATATTTCATTAAAGAAGTTCGTTCGAACGAACTTCTTTAATATAATAATGGTATACCTTAAAACGTACATATTATGTAGGTTTTAAGTATTATAGGTATACCACACCCCTTGTGGTATACCGTAGGTATCCTCATAATATGTACACACCTAGAACCAGGTATACCGTTTTTAACTTGCCGGTGGTGTACATATTATTAATTCAACAATTCAAGATTAGAAGTTACCCACAATTTTTTTTTGGCTTTTTATCAGCCAAAAAAATTATGGATAACTTTAATTTCATTTTCAGGTAATTTAAGAATTAGTTGTCTGAATTATGAATAAGTTTAAGAAAAATTTATTTTTGATAATTTAAGTTTTGAATAATGTTAAATAAAAAAAACGAGCCGCAGCTCGTTTTTTTTTACCACTAGGAGAAAGTTCGATGAAACGAACTTTTTGCCAGGATTTTATTTATACTGTGGGTCAGGCTCTTTATGAATAATGGTCTTTTTAGGAATTGAATTATACAAAGGGGCCTCCGGTTCATCATCTTTGATTAATTCATTTACAATTGCGATGAACTGTTTCCAGGTCATATTCTCATAAGATTTTTTAAGCTGAGAAATCTTATGAGGAGCTGGCATAATAAAACCTGACTTTTTCCATTTTGCCATTGCTGACATATCATCATCATTTTCATCAAGAATCCGATCATTTACATTTATCTGATTAATCAGATTTTCAAGGTTATATTTATATTTTTCAGAGTTACGTTCTTTCTGTTTTTTTTCATCGTATTTACGATCCCTCTCAGAAAGAACTTCTGAATACTTTGCCTGTAAAGCAGCTTTTTTTTCTTCTGTCTTTTCCTCTCCTATTCTTTTCATTTCCAAAAAGTTATCAGGTTCAAAAGGAACGATAACTTTTTCAAGGGTTTTATTGAATGGATTACGTACACGATTCCAGATTATTTCTGAAAAATTGTAAGAACGCAATTTTTCATCATCCACAGATTCTGTGTAATATTCATATTTTTCCGGATCCATTTTTTTTGATACATTTTTCCATGCATCGTTTTCATATCGTTCAAGCTGTTTTTTTCCAAGATATTTATTATTCATTACAACATATACACTCATAGTCTTATCTCCTTTTGGTCATTTTTACCTGGTCCGCAGTAATTTTGAAACTGTACTTTTTTTTATCTTTGTTGTAGATGCAGTTTTCTTTTTCATCATAAGTAAAATAATCGGTTACAGATTCTCCGATTGTGTTCTTATGTTTTACTGAAACCGTATTTGTCTTTTTATCATATTTGTAAGTTCCAAAGATAATTCCATTGTAGGAACATTCATTGTTGTCAAAAAAAATGATAAAAGAATTCTCTCTGGTAAAAACTTTGTTGGAAACATTGTTTTTACATCCAGCTAAAAAAACAGATAACGCTAAAATTAAAAAAGATACCTTGATTTGTTTTTTCATATAAACCTCATTTCGCTTTTATAAGATTCCGGTTACTAATCTTATAATCTGTTATTAAATATATATGTATTTCTGTAATTATACAATTACAAAAATACATACAGTTTTGATTTTAGAATACATCAAAAGCTTTTGATGCTCCATCTGCAGATTCGGAAGTTTCTGTTTTCTCATTTGCATCAAGCTCAAATTTTCTAACCGCAGAAACTTTGATTGATACAGAATATCTTGTAACTTCTCCATCCTTGTACTGAGAAGAAATAAGCTTACCGATTACAGATACAGGCATTCCTTTTTCATATTTGGTAAGCTTTTCAGCAGCCTTGTCAAAAGCTACACAATTAAAAAAGTTTGGGACAGATTTCCATTCATTACTAGATTCATCATAATAACTTTCGTTATAGCATACCGAAAAACGAGCATATTTTTTCCCGTTCTTTTCATTGATTTCAACATTTGAAGAAAGAAACCCTTCAATGTTCACATAGTTTTGAAAAAGCATTTTAACTCCTTTGAAAAGTTCGTTCGAACGAACTTTTTTCACTTTTTACTCTAGGTTGACATTAGTATAAGAGAGTATCGGCATTATGACAACCATTTCTTTACTAACATGTTTTTTGAAAGTTCGGTTAACCGAACTTTTGGAAACATTGTCTGAAAGTTCGTTCGAACGAACTTTTTGGAAAGAATCCAGATTCTATTTATTTTCATAATCAATTAAAGCCTGTGAGCCATTTAATTTCTCATAATCCATTAAGAATGAAATTGAAGAAGTATTGGCTTATAAGCTGCCGTTTGAAAAATAACATAAAATCCTTATTAATCTTTCAAGATAAACTATCTTTTTTGGCGAGTTTCAGCGAGCCAAAAAAAATTTTTTTTTCAGCTCATAAAGTGCCTCTGTTCTTCGCTAGAAGATCAGGACACTTTATGAGAATCAGAAATTACTCACATTCTTTTTCAGAAAAGACTTCATCATTATTTTCAGAATCTTCTTCGATATTTCCGATTACTTCTTTAACGCAAGATAGCGGATAAAAATGTCCGATTTTTTGCTTGCATTCATTTTCATCAGAAGTTCCAAAAAATGTAGAATCATCATTTCCACAATCAATGTAAAAAAGAGTTCCATAGCCGTCAGTAATTAAAATGTCACCAAAATTGTATCCCATATTTTTCCTCCTTATTTATCAAATACAATATGCTCGCTTATTCCAAAGTTTGCATTTTTAATGAATTTCTTTTTGAAACATTCATCGTGAAAAGAAATTACACCGATGAATCCAAGACCTTTTGCTACTGTTTCTTTACAGTAACAACACTTTCCATTGTCCATAATTAAACTCCTTATGTTTTAATTTGTATTCAATTGCCGATTCTTTTAGCCTGGGCGACAAAGCCCAAGCCTAAAAGAACGGCATAAAAACCTTATTTATTTTTTCTAGTGTACATTCTAAATGTACATTTTTGATTTTTAGAACGGAATTTCATCCTCATATTTTTCCAAGTCTGTCAAAGGTTCTGCTGCTCTTGTGTTTGGTTCGGGAGTTGCCTTGTCTGACTTGTTATGTTTTTCAATTACAAGTTTCTTCAAGTTTTCTGCAAGGATTGTAACGGAAGTATTACGACCGCCTTGACTATCTTCCCATTGTGAAAACTGTAATTTTCCGCTTACGTTTACAGGGTCACCTTTATTCATATTTGCTACAGTTTTTGCATTGTAGTTAAAGGCTACACAATTGAAAAAATGAGGAATTGATTCATATTCATCAGTTTCCTTGTTCTTTTTCTGTTGGTTATAGCAGATTGAAAAACGGCAATAATCCTTTCCGTTCTTGCTTGTCTGTAACTCTGGCTTTCTTGTAAGTCTTCCTTCGATTGTTATATAGTTCTGAAAAAACATAATTTTACTCCTTCTTTAATTAGAAATTTTTTGGTGCAAGTGCAACTTTACAGTTGCGGTTAAATCCGTTTGCAATTCTTAAAAGTCTGACATTTGGGGCATATCTGATAAAGATTCCGTCATAATCAGTTTTTACAAGATACTTGGTAAGATAAGGTCTGAGGTTATATTTATAACCACCAATTTTATATATTCCGTTTCTTGTAAGTTCATCTGTTCCAAAATTGAACTGTTTGGAAAACTTCATTTCTAGCCATTTAGATGGAGTCAGTTTTTCCCATTCCTTATTCTCTAAACTTATACAATGCCATAAGATTTCTTGAGGTTCTGAATCTGTATTTGAGAACTTCCAACATTCAATATTTTCAATATTTTTCATATCCTATATTCTCCTTTGAAAAAGTTCGTTCAATCGAACTTTTTAGATAACTGTCAGAAAGTTCGTTCGAACGAACTTTCTAAACAGTTTATTTTTAAGCAACTTTCTGAATAACTTTTTCTTTCTTAAAGTCTGCTTTAGCAAGCCATTTATGCATTGCTTTTTCCATTTCATCAGTTACGCAACCATTTCCTTTCTGTCTGAACTGAACGATTCTTTTTTCATTCAATTCGCAAGTTGCAATAGGTTCTCCGTCTTTCTGAAGAAAGACTAGAACACAATCTGAATCAATTACTTTCTGTGGGTAATTGTTTGAAATTAAGCACTGTTTAAGCATATCTGCCTGCTTTTGTATTTCTTCAATTGTTTCGGGGATGAATATTTCATATCCGTCAACTTTAAGAAGTGGATTCTTTTTGATGTAGTTCTGTACTGCCTGGGTGTACAAAACACCTTCATTTTCCTTTTCCCATTTTCTGTAATTGTCCATTTCTTCCTTGATTTTCTCATGTCTTTTTTCAAAGTCATTAGGGAACTTCCAAAACTTATCTGTCAGGTCGTGATTAAGTTTTACACAGTCCTTGATGTAACTAGCGTATTCATCAGCCTCTATCTTGTTCTGATAAATGTATTTAATCTGCTTTTCATCAAGGTCTTTTACATAGAACTTGTTGTAGAAGATGTATTGCAGAATCTCAAAATCAATGTT
The window above is part of the Treponema bryantii genome. Proteins encoded here:
- a CDS encoding HU family DNA-binding protein; amino-acid sequence: MNERKTKKDIVESICNDYSFDKNTVSELYSIIFNKVKEELCEGNTVMVMDFGLFELKYRKGKSVRNPKNGEMLSYDSHYNVSFKPGKELKEKLRQL
- a CDS encoding ParB/RepB/Spo0J family partition protein, giving the protein MAKLDFSKKPQNIGVKVEKKETVKFDSADINRVVKIPTNLIDIGENIRNEKNDAELEELAESIKEYGQLEPVIVYKEGERYTVKVGSRRTKACMVYDIPTVDCIIAEHAWKDEKERIILQAIENEHRINMSTKERETYIKKLQDMGMSNVEIAAALHKPKSMITEALKALEAREENADIFENLEGEATSRSAYDFGNLSEEQKEKVKAETKEKGNTASAFQKAVKAEKERIKNKEKKEPEISNDEVNEMFDIDSDDSDISDNVVFDDDEESENPKEVSLGINLNYSINETDKVFKWTSNKKEFNSKVEKFIINQIENFYLEEGYTIG
- a CDS encoding AAA family ATPase, with protein sequence MKTISIYMQAGGVGKTSFTVMLAYELAKNGKVLIIDADQQSNTTLQFVKDFGTVQYVIDNPELIKKCCTINDIESENIIEELNNISDFCNEYIYEGSQGIKVSDFFSNEDILNEYCEKFERDSEVLKELYKMISKFATKNCRDFVSVLREDAELEDAILEVRSESESLKGLYILPSRNTNTKLQNFYESGDFRDEPEIIPRILKEAEKLGFEYVFFDLPPTFGWAQKILLSYCDIIIPIINPDEKSIDGLMQFNEHMDKLKKEYKGKFTETNLLIINREKKDNKVHQHWIEVLKNSPYTIFEFPDSNSITSAASQKLVLQEWQKSSKLCTTIKELADEVIKGE
- a CDS encoding VirB3 family type IV secretion system protein, giving the protein MADTEKITDYSYPVHRSIMKRQLIMGVPLIPLVIIVLATIIIVLDFKLWIILPFSAILIYIMKEITKKDEYLLEIFLNSLLEPDHLE
- a CDS encoding TrbC/VirB2 family protein; this translates as MTAKKKLLSVLFLAFVCASNIFAAGNGALSSIEKVFGTLYWFFSSTYMVVICTVGLVIIAVQMITNRGEPVVMKKLVPWGAAVLIIGSASFICNLFFKPSGKFAVDKLTSGEYTFDSWDSGSSPSRP
- a CDS encoding ATPase, T2SS/T4P/T4SS family → MQNTESELVRREKEAILYSLASLKPFFEDPNVTDIFVDNGNVSVKEFGKELHDVNITLSNQQCKNIIVQIANHMGITIDYINYPVLEGTVPYYDARITGILNWVKNPFITIRKRPTVIYTFDDYVKNKQCSQENIDKIKHFIKFRKNILISGGTGSGKTTFTNACIKQMEEYTPNARFFIVEDNAELQTTAKYAQKLTIKTEEAMSAIKLSLRCSPDRIIFGEIRDGDVLWSLLDGFNTGHPGGISTIHANSAQGTLKRMRTLLTQAHKPDVPVDGLIDLIVHLSRSEETGIVVDEILETNNHDLY
- a CDS encoding relaxase/mobilization nuclease domain-containing protein encodes the protein MRPLPNLVYINTHEIDIGFKPKNSHRKAKKEGVGQGRGSHAHKSFSKSGFSVAANFTAGKAQKCITRMSFRTSAKLHLKNLEYIQKEGKSMDGTKPVLYGSDSEDYYRENMDEKNWRIIISPESNDVDLTLLTREFVNRLEKYSGYKFTWVAANHYDTNNHHTHLLINGIDKNGRDVNFLPKGSYPKICSNIAKELCTQMIGYKTNEQIKKEKEKSAVASRVTALDHKLERYISDNKMDKSYMNDRDAILLNTRLEYLKTLDLCSFDKNTRTFTFKNDWIEELKKLAKYNMYYDGFKYADCPRDKYTLHKVSENGEIEGKILHKYIRQKDSNNFALIIKKNDGSVGFVPLSFYPTDCRVGDEVKIVLKNQKTYINKLHHKK